Proteins encoded by one window of Zerene cesonia ecotype Mississippi unplaced genomic scaffold, Zerene_cesonia_1.1 Zces_u012, whole genome shotgun sequence:
- the LOC119839340 gene encoding transferrin-like produces MGFKLLYFLSVIAAVSAQNYRVCISSSNPVLCQSLDKDGSQAVCESVESRIDCALKIARGEAHLGVFSEEEMVLLSQQQPEASRVVASIRDVSRNEPYAFEAVAIVPVTHTGGLDGLRGGSYCHPGLDEPDLRWSPRVLKSLERAAARTDRCPNTDTNGRTAEELEVDTLSQFFGSACRPGPWSVNASLDATLKSRFQSLCSLCGDQSNCARYTIDMGVSIAGVRNDNRHIQALECLRRSNGTAVAYVAWQHVREFFTIRNPEAASAYAALCPDGSASALSPDALAQPAAPCAFARQPWGALLANTDKAQEIQSNLRTWWPSGASPGGSGWQAVLFGAIVGGSNARVFFEDGLPSPANYSGSLRNLPAMDASPSCVPARRWCTISPLEHTKCTWLQMAAHTLGIEPALSCQQRSDVFQCLTDIRDNTADFIATPANYGYLARQHYGLSAVKLVQNSRSDPAAFSRVAALLRESTAQTNITRFENLRGKKACFPEFGGISYVSFLRAAHEREVVSASECDYARAVGEFFGGACAPGALDASHAFDRSDFDATPLCSLCKPSVTVVGNFSQPQVCSYDSSNKYYGNNGSVACLADPDSDVAFLDLAGISANLAAANLAESQVRVLCRNNTLAAYPGVSVDQNCLLAYVVDSEVLARRNDPLLNSLNALLDTLDNYFGYNAATSAQLINMEMYSAFDGAGDLLFRSTAVGLAEPSAAAASEPARNYNQLFQHLDSCTSAAPASTGLFACATLVLVALVTRLLVC; encoded by the exons ATCGTGTGTGCATTTCATCATCGAATCCAGTATTATGTCAGAGTTTAGACAAAGATGGAAGCCAGGCGGTTTGTGAGTCTGTGGAATCCAG AATCGATTGTGCCCTCAAAATAGCGAGAGGCGAAGCCCACCTTGGAGTTTTCTCTGAAGAGGAAATGGTGCTTCTGTCTCAACAGCAGCCCGAAGCCAGCAGAGTGGTCGCGTCTATTCGAGATGTTTCTAGAAACG AGCCATACGCTTTCGAAGCGGTGGCGATAGTGCCCGTGACCCACACAGGCGGTCTGGATGGTCTGCGTGGGGGGAGCTACTGCCACCCCGGTCTGGACGAACCGGATCTCAGGTGGTCTCCCAGGGTGCTGAAGAGCTTGGAGCGCGCC GCAGCGCGCACAGACCGCTGCCCCAATACGGACACCAACGGGCGGACGGCGGAGGAGCTGGAGGTGGACACGCTCAGCCAGTTCTTCGGCAGCGCGTGCCGCCCGGGGCCCTGGAGCGTCAACGCGTCCCTGGACGCCACCCTCA AGAGCCGCTTCCAGTCCCTCTGCTCGCTGTGCGGCGACCAGTCCAACTGCGCGCGGTACACCATCGACATGGGCGTGTCCATTGCGGGTGTACGCAACGACAACAGACACATACAGGCGCTCGAGTGCCTGCGCAGGAGCAACGGCACGGCGGTCGCGTACGTCGCGTGGCAGCACGTCCGCGAGTTCTTCACT ATCCGCAACCCGGAGGCGGCGAGCGCGTACGCGGCGCTGTGCCCCGACGGGAGCGCCAGCGCCCTGTCGCCCGACGCGCTCGCGCAGCCCGCCGCGCCCTGCGCCTTCGCGCGCCAGCCCTGGGGCGCGCTGCTCGCCAACAC TGATAAGGCGCAAGAAATACAGAGCAACCTGCGCACGTGGTGGCCGAGCGGCGCCAGCCCGGGCGGCAGCGGGTGGCAGGCGGTGCTGTTCGGCGCCATCGTGGGCGGCTCCAACGCGAGGGTCTTCTTCGAAGACGGTCTACCGAGCCCCGCTAATTATTCCGGCAGCT TGCGCAATCTTCCCGCAATGGACGCGTCCCCGAGCTGCGTGCCGGCGCGCCGCTGGTGCACCATCTCCCCACTGGAACACACCAAGTGCACGTGGCTGCAGATGGCCGCGCACACGCTGGGCATCGAACCCGCGCTCTCGTGCCAGCAGCGCAGCGACGTGTTCCAGTGCTTGACCGATATCAGAGACAATACGGCTGATTTCATCGCTACACCTGCTAATTATGGATACTTGGCCAGACA ACACTACGGGCTGTCGGCGGTGAAGCTGGTGCAGAACTCCCGCAGCGACCCCGCCGCCTTCAGCCGCGTGGCGGCGCTGCTGCGGGAGAGCACCGCGCAGACCAACATCACGAGGTTCGAGAACCTTCGCGGGAAGAAGGCCTGCTTCCCGGAGTTTGGCGGGATCT CGTACGTGTCGTTCCTGCGCGCGGCGCACGAGCGCGAGGTGGTCAGCGCGTCGGAGTGCGACTACGCGCGCGCCGTCGGCGAGTTCTTCGGCGGCGCCTGCGCGCCCGGCGCGCTCGACGCCTCGCACGCCTTCGATAGATCC GACTTCGACGCCACACCGCTGTGTTCCCTATGCAAGCCCAGTGTTACCGTGGTTGGTAACTTCTCGCAAC CGCAAGTGTGCTCGTACGACAGCAGCAACAAGTACTACGGCAACAACGGCTCGGTCGCCTGCCTCGCCGACCCCGACAGCGACGTGGCCTTCCTCGACCTGGCTGGCATTAGCG CCAACCTCGCGGCGGCGAACCTGGCGGAGTCGCAGGTGCGGGTGCTCTGCCGGAACAACACGCTGGCCGCTTACCCCGGCGTCAGCGTCGACCAGAACTGCTTGCTGGCTTACGTCGTCGACTCCGAGGTCTTGGCAAGGAG AAACGACCCGCTGCTGAACAGCCTGAACGCGCTGCTGGACACGCTGGACAACTACTTCGGCTACAACGCGGCGACGTCCGCGCAACTCATCAACATGGAGATGTACTCGGCCTTCGACGGCGCCGGCGACCTGCTGTTCCGCAGCACGGCGGTCGGGCTCGCGGAGCCGTccgccgccgccgccagcGAGCCGGCGCGCAACTACAACCAGCTGTTCCAGCACTTGGACTCGTGCACCTCCGCCGCGCCCGCCTCCACGGGCCTCTTCGCTTGCGCCACCCTCGTGCTCGTGGCGCTGGTCACGCGCTTGCTCGTCTGCTGA